The Brassica napus cultivar Da-Ae chromosome C7, Da-Ae, whole genome shotgun sequence genome has a segment encoding these proteins:
- the LOC106411471 gene encoding tubulin-folding cofactor C, which produces MEDEDPRSETVDEALQKKHHDMLERFSARHQARKSDSASSSSSSSTFESTSSFLSQFADSKRSIESRIAELRLASSSSEDSSKIRSDLAEISSSIDDLEKLVAANSYFLPSYEVRSSLRSASDLKQSLDALSAAVLPKKKFSFKSKPSSSSATKIQKRDLAPPPTNVVVRDSPGFRNKRGETLAKSFRSSSSSSSMGEFTLSDLDSCRVHLTGIVNALFIHRLRNCSVYTGPVLGSILIDDVEDCVLVVASHQIRIHRAKKSDFYLRVRSRPIIEDSSGVRFGPYCLGYGGIEEDLKTAGLEEETESWANVDDFLWLRAVHSPNWSLLPQEERLSSVSISGEGDS; this is translated from the coding sequence ATGGAAGACGAGGATCCGAGATCCGAAACCGTAGACGAGGCACTGCAGAAGAAGCACCATGACATGCTCGAACGCTTCTCCGCTCGCCACCAAGCTCGTAAATCCGATtcagcttcctcttcttcttcatcctccacGTTCGAATCGACCTCCTCGTTCCTCTCCCAATTCGCCGACTCCAAACGATCAATCGAGTCACGAATCGCCGAGCTACGActcgcctcctcctcctcggaAGATTCATCCAAGATCAGATCCGATCTCGCGGAGATCtcatcatcgatcgacgatCTCGAGAAGCTCGTCGCAGCCAACTCCTACTTCCTCCCCTCGTACGAAGTCCGATCCTCTCTCAGATCCGCATCCGACCTCAAACAGAGCCTCGACGCCCTCTCCGCCGCCGTACTCCCGAAGAAGAAGTTCTCCTTCAAGTCCAAACCGTCTTCTTCTTCCGCTACAAAGATCCAGAAACGCGATCTCGCTCCTCCACCAACAAACGTCGTCGTACGCGATTCTCCGGGATTCAGGAACAAACGAGGAGAGACTCTCGCGAAAAGCTTCAGATCCTCCTCCTCGTCGTCGTCGATGGGAGAGTTCACGTTGTCAGATCTCGATTCGTGCCGAGTGCATTTGACTGGAATAGTCAACGCTCTCTTCATCCACCGGTTGAGGAACTGCAGCGTCTACACAGGTCCTGTGCTCGGTTCGATTCTGATTGATGACGTGGAGGACTGCGTCCTCGTGGTGGCCTCGCATCAGATTAGGATCCATCGCGCCAAGAAGAGTGATTTCTATCTGAGAGTGAGGAGTCGTCCCATTATAGAAGACAGCAGTGGAGTCAGGTTCGGGCCTTACTGTTTGGGCTACGGAGGGATCGAGGAGGATTTGAAGACGGCGGGTTTGGAGGAGGAGACCGAGAGCTGGGCCAATGTTGATGATTTCTTGTGGCTCAGAGCTGTTCACTCCCCTAACTGGTCCCTCTTGCCCCAAGAGGAAAGGCTTTCTTCCGTTTCTATTTCCGGAGAAGGAGATTCTTGA
- the BNAC07G46820D gene encoding probable E3 ubiquitin-protein ligase EDA40: MMNGLKRTFWISKHRKTDDRVDDRAKPTSRFGFFSNPSTPKSETRPDSASPTLRCQSWGATAVATPSSPSLPDLQCITSGDVTPTATTPRRNRSPLSLLSLSSPSSPKSPASFSLLKSRLCFNKSNGSRCGICLQSAKAGRGTAIFTAECSHTFHFPCVASRAGDLNLLAACPVCGASWRETSLLHDLKSPESGSESRTRESSKKSLRVYNDDEPLISSPISPAGFNTILESDENDDEEEDNGGFKGFFVNTPSPLTSKKRLTDSVDVKLSSEAAVVAVAKGSYETYSVLMKIKSPPLPASRRRPPVDLVTVLDVGGSKIETVRRAMRLVISSLRENDRLSMVSFSSSSKRLSPLRRMTANGRRVARRILDDISGDGEGMSVKDAVKKAAKVIEDRRQRNLFATIFVLTDSAHQAQSDFVSSTRVSLLEIPTHTLYLGACSKVIPEDVFAKRIKGLLSVSVQDLTLQLGLVSGSGQGEITSVYSLSGRPIWLGSGLIRLGDMYGEEEREVLVELKSPASGKSHRIMTVRSRHVDPTTQETRDSDDRALLIPRPTAVRSSSNANIARLRNVHVSTRAVAESRRLTEASDYSGAERMLTSARALLVQYGLSPGDACLRGLDTEIADLNRVRGSRHVAVKSPEPVAQKTEPLTPTSAWRAAERLAKVAIMKKHMNRVSDLHGFENARF; encoded by the exons atgatgaacggtTTGAAAAGAACGTTTTGGATTTCCAAACATAGAAAGACAGACGATAGAGTTGACGATCGGGCAAAACCCACTTCAAGGTTCGGTTTTTTCTCTAACCCGTCTACTCCAAAGTCCGAGACCCGACCCGATTCAGCTAGCCCCACTCTTCGTTGCCAGAGCTGGGGCGCTACGGCCGTTGCCACTCCCTCCTCGCCGTCTCTTCCCGATCTCCAGTGCATAACTTCCGGCGACGTAACTCCGACAGCGACTACGCCAAGGAGAAACAGAAGCCCTCTGTCTCTTCTCAGCCTTTCTTCCCCTTCGTCGCCGAAATCTCCGGCGAGCTTCTCTCTCCTCAAATCAAGACTCTGTTTCAATAAA AGTAACGGCAGCAGATGTGGGATTTGCTTACAGAGCGCGAAAGCAGGGAGAGGAACGGCGATATTCACGGCGGAGTGCTCTCACACTTTTCATTTCCCGTGCGTCGCTTCACGCGCCGGTGATCTTAATCTACTCGCCGCATGCCCCGTCTGCGGCGCCTCGTGGAGAGAGACTTCACTTCTCCACGACTTAAAATCCCCGgaatccggatccgaatccaGGACCCGAGAATCGTCCAAGAAGTCCTTAAGAGTCTACAACGACGACGAGCCTTTGATCTCCTCTCCGATCTCGCCTGCCGGTTTCAACACCATACTCGAATCAGACGAaaacgacgacgaagaagaagataacgGCGGTTTCAAAGGCTTCTTCGTTAACACGCCGTCACCGTTAACGTCAAAGAAACGGTTAACTGATTCCGTTGACGTCAAGCTGTCTTCGGAAGCGGCGGTTGTGGCCGTTGCAAAAGGTAGTTACGAGACGTACTCTGTGCTGATGAAGATCAAATCTCCTCCGTTGCCTGCGTCGCGGCGCAGACCTCCCGTGGATTTAGTAACGGTTCTCGACGTCGGCGGAAGCAAGATCGAGACGGTGAGGCGAGCGATGAGGCTGGTGATTTCGTCTCTCCGGGAGAACGATCGTCTCTCGATGGTCTCGTTCTCGTCGAGCTCGAAGCGTCTATCGCCGCTGCGAAGGATGACGGCGAACGGAAGGAGAGTAGCTCGTCGGATTctcgacgatatctccggcgacgGCGAGGGGATGAGCGTGAAGGATGCTGTTAAGAAGGCTGCTAAGGTGATCGAGGATCGCCGGCAGAGAAATCTGTTCGCCACCATCTTCGTCTTAACGGATTCGGCCCATCAGGCCCAATCAGATTTCGTGTCGTCCACGCGCGTCTCTCTGTTAGAAATCCCAACGCACACTCTTTACCTCGGCGCGTGTAGCAAAGTTATCCCGGAGGACGTGTTTGCCAAACGCATCAAAGGTTTGTTGAGTGTGTCCGTACAGGATCTTACTTTACAGCTCGGGTTGGTTTCCGGATCCGGTCAAGGAGAGATTACGTCGGTTTACTCGCTATCGGGTCGACCCATTTGGCTTGGATCCGGGCTCATTCGGTTGGGTGACATGTACggggaagaagaaagagaagtgtTGGTGGAACTAAAATCACCTGCATCTGGCAAGTCCCACAGAATCATGACCGTCCGATCTCGCCACGTAGATCCAACCACTCAGGAAACAAGGGACTCGGATGATAGAGCGCTTCTGATACCACGTCCTACAGCCGTCAGATCATCTTCCAACGCGAACATTGCACGACTCAGAAACGTCCACGTCAGCACAAGAGCCGTGGCAGAGTCTCGGCGACTGACCGAAGCCAGTGATTACTCGGGTGCTGAGCGAATGCTGACGTCAGCTCGAGCATTGCTGGTGCAATACGGCTTGAGTCCCGGTGACGCGTGCTTACGTGGTTTGGACACTGAGATAGCAGATTTGAACCGCGTGAGAGGTAGTAGACACGTGGCTGTGAAGAGCCCAGAGCCTGTGGCTCAGAAGACTGAGCCGTTGACACCAACTTCAGCTTGGAGAGCGGCTGAAAGATTGGCTAAGGTGGCGATCATGAAGAAGCATATGAACAGAGTCAGTGACCTCCATGGGTTTGAAAATGCTAGATTCTAG
- the LOC106408628 gene encoding glycine-rich domain-containing protein 2-like has protein sequence MDKEMDQELKWLEAQKIEISVDLFSASKQQLQFLGTVDRNRGLYDGPALERAIYRYNAYWLPLLANYTESSSTCQGPLVPPLDCEWVWHCHRLNPVRYKTDCEELYGRVLDNSGVLSSVNGSCNLQTENLWKRLYPMEPYDLDLDKAISEPVLEKRTTTYDLVSAVKRQCPFYYQVSRAHVDNEVFLQEAVARYKAFLYLIKRNRENSIKLFCVPTYDIDLIWHTHQLHAVSYCKDLTKMIGNVLEHDDTDSDRSKGKKLDTGFSGTTSLWEETFGRRYWKAGAMNRGDTPKPVTTSPYIFLGKKLPSKEDAIKFPEVQVTEVVLEIVGVKNLPDTHQGNVFVVFSKTQPDSLFNTERKLTACGERQVAMFKCEPTGELSFQLMSSKSKTLLGSASLSLSEFLSPVTRLSVEKWLELTTPVQRGKAISLRVAVSFTPPTRSPTVLHLVQARPSLNDSSSTRVVDETETEVISLHMRNHNNARQVIGVKASGETLVLATYDGCVWSLLDAKWSLKQTNNPDGPVFEILGVRMVKVYYGRKLEYETKHWAKLRSEQDFLTAVEFSKQHPYGKAVGLLDLKFGSFEANEKWLVLPGLVSAFILNDLLKKESFCGADQDIVKGNGITVKLEEETMMHVKINGGARCLSKELNSGNMVEEEGGHCGGCGGCGGCGSGSGCGGGGGRCGNMMTNENVTTGGGSCTGGSTGCGGCGGGCGNMMTNENVPSLVAEAPIDAVAA, from the exons ATGGACAAGGAAATGGATCAAGAACTGAAGTGGCTCGAAGCCCAGAAGATAGAGATAAGCGTTGACCTCTTCTCTGCATCCAAACAACAGCTTCAGTTCCTCGGAACTGTTGACCGGAACCGGGGGCTCTACGACGGCCCTGCACTTGAAAGAGCCATCTACAG ATACAATGCTTACTGGCTTCCTTTGCTCGCAAACTACACTGAGTCTTCTTCGACCTGCCAAGGACCATTAGTCCCTCCTCTTGACTGTGAATGGGTTTGGCATTGCCACAGGCTTAATCCG GTGAGGTACAAGACTGATTGTGAGGAACTCTATGGGAGAGTCCTTGACAATTCTGGCGTTTTATCTTCCGTAAATGGAAGCTGCAATTTACAAACTGAGAATCTATGGAAGAGATTGTACCCTATGGAGCCTTATGACCTTGACTTGGATAAGGCCATCTCAGAGCCAGTTCTTGAGAAACGCACCACCACTTATGATCTTGTTTCAGCTGTCAAGAGGCAATGTCCATTTTACtaccag GTATCAAGAGCTCATGTAGACAATGAAGTCTTCCTACAAGAAGCTGTGGCTAGATACAAAGCGTTTCTTTACTTGATcaagagaaacagagaaaatTCCATTAAGCTTTTCTGTGTTCCGACTTACGACATAGATCTTATCTGGCACACACACCAGCTCCACGCTGTCTCTTACTGCAAGGACTTGACCAAGATGATTGGTAATGTCTTGGAGCATGATGATACAGACTCTGACCGTAGCAAAGGTAAGAAGCTTGACACTGGTTTCTCTGGAACTACTTCTCTGTGGGAGGAAACATTTGGTCGAAGGTATTGGAAAGCCGGTGCTATGAACCGAGGTGACACCCCAAAGCCAGTCACAACTTCTCCTTATATTTTCTTGGGAAAGAAGTTACCTTCGAAAGAGGATGCAATCAAGTTTCCAGAGGTGCAAGTCACTGAGGTTGTCTTGGagattgttggggtcaaaaacttACCAGACACTCATCAAGGAAATGTCTTTGTTGTGTTCAGCAAAACACAACCTGATTCTCTGTTTAACACTGAGCGTAAGCTTACGGCTTGTGGTGAAAGGCAAGTTGCTATGTTCAAGTGTGAACCTACAGGAGAGCTTAGTTTCCAACTAATGTCTTCTAAGTCTAAAACCTTATTAGGTTCTGCTTCTTTGTCACTTTCTGAGTTTCTTTCTCCGGTTACTAGACTCTCTGTTGAGAAGTGGTTGGAGTTAACAACACCAGTTCAAAGGGGAAAAGCCATCTCTCTACGAGTTGCTGTCTCCTTCACTCCACCAACTCGTAGCCCGACAGTTCTCCACTTGGTTCAAGCAAGACCATCTCTGAATGACTCTAGTTCCACACGAGTTGTTGATGAGACAGAAACAGAAGTGATAAGTCTCCATATGAGGAACCACAACAATGCAAGACAAGTGATTGGTGTGAAAGCGAGTGGTGAAACTCTTGTTCTGGCAACTTATGATGGGTGTGTCTGGTCTTTGCTTGACGCAAAATGGTCACTTAAGCAAACAAACAACCCTGATGGTCCTGTGTTTGAGATTTTAGGTGTGAGAATGGTGAAAGTTTATTATGGAAGGAAGCTGGAGTATGAGACAAAACATTGGGCAAAGCTAAGAAGTGAGCAAGATTTCTTGACAGCTGTCGAATTCTCAAAGCAGCATCCTTATGGTAAAGCTGTGGGGTTGCTAGACTTGAAGTTTGGTTCTTTTGAG GCTAATGagaaatggttggttttgcctGGATTAGTATCTGCTTTCATACTCAATGATCTTCTTAAGAAGGAAAGCTTTTGTGGAGCTGATCAAGACATAGTGAAAGGTAATGGAATAACTGTGAAGCTAGAAGAAGAAACAATGATGCATGTGAAGATCAATGGCGGTGCTAGGTGCTTGTCCAAGGAGCTTAACAGTGGGAACATGGTGGAAGAAGAAGGTGGTCATTGTGGTGGTTGTGGTGGATGTGGAGGATGTGGCAGTGGCAGTGGGTGCGGAGGAGGCGGTGGAAGATGTGGTAATATGATGACCAATGAAAATGTTACCACAGGTGGCGGCTCCTGCACTGGCGGTTCCACTGGATGCGGTGGGTGCGGTGGAGGATGTGGTAACATGATGACCAATGAAAATGTTCCATCATTAGTAGCGGAAGCTCCCATCGACGCAGTTGCAGcttga
- the LOC106407239 gene encoding uncharacterized protein LOC106407239, which translates to MGGGAENGHGGDFRAKVWSMSGGPYCRPKHWRRNTAFAMFGVFLVCIPIAMKSAELEQRPHMPVRPIPSQIWCKNFGTKDDYEKEH; encoded by the exons ATGGGAGGCGGAGCAGAGAATGGACACGGAGGCGATTTTAGAGCGAAGGTATGGAGCATGTCTGGTGGGCCTTACTGTAGGCCCAAGCACTGGCGTCGGAACACAGCCTTTGCTATGTTCGGCGTGTTCCTTGTCTGCATCCCCATCGCCATGAAATCTGCTGAGCTCGAG CAAAGGCCACACATGCCGGTACGTCCTATTCCTTCACAGATATGGTGCAAGAACTTTGGAACCAAGGATGATTACGAAAAAGAGCACTGA
- the LOC106410467 gene encoding cytochrome P450 79B1, whose product MNTLTSNSSDLTSTTRQTWSFSNMYLLTTLQAFVAITLVMLLKKMITNPNKKKLYLPPGPTGWPIIGMIPAMLKSRPVFRWLHSIMKQLNTEIACVRLGNTNVITVTCPKIAREILKQQDALFASRPMTYAQNVLSNGYKTCVITPFGEQFKKMRKVVMTELVCPARHRWLHQKRAEENDHLTAWVYNMVKNSGSVDFRFVTRHYCGNAIKKLMFGTRTFSENTAADGGPTAEDIDHMEAMFEALGFTFAFCISDYLPMLTGLDLNGHEKIMRDSSAIMDKYHDPIIDGRIKMWKEGKRTQIEDFLDIFISIKDEEGNPLLTADEIKPTIKELVMAAPDNPSNAVEWAMAEMVNKPEILRKAMEEIDRVVGKERLVQESDIPKLNYVKAILREAFRLHPVAAFNLPHVALSDTTVAGYHIPKGSQVLLSRYGLGRNPKVWADPLSFKPERHLNECSEVTLTENDLRFISFSTGKRGCAAPALGTALTTMMLARLLQGFTWKLPENETRVELMESSHDMFLAKPLVMVGELRLPEHLYPTVK is encoded by the exons ATGAACACTCTTACCTCAAACTCTTCGGATCTTACTTCCACTACTAGGCAAACATGGTCGTTCAGCAACATGTATCTCCTCACGACTCTTCAAGCCTTTGTGGCTATAACCTTAGTGATGCTTCTCAAGAAAATGATCACTAAtcctaataaaaagaaattgtaTCTCCCACCTGGACCTACCGGATGGCCCATCATCGGAATGATTCCAGCAATGCTAAAGAGCCGTCCAGTTTTCCGGTGGCTCCACAGCATCATGAAGCAGCTAAACACTGAGATAGCATGCGTGAGGCTAGGAAACACTAACGTGATCACCGTCACATGCCCTAAGATAGCACGTGAGATACTCAAGCAACAAGACGCTCTCTTCGCCTCAAGACCTATGACTTACGCGCAAAACGTCCTCTCTAACGGATACAAAACCTGCGTGATCACTCCGTTCGGGGAACAATTCAAGAAAATGAGGAAAGTCGTGATGACGGAACTCGTTTGTCCGGCGAGACACAGGTGGCTTCATCAGAAGAGAGCGGAAGAAAACGACCATTTAACCGCATGGGTATACAACATGGTTAAGAACTCGGGCTCAGTCGATTTCCGGTTTGTGACAAGGCATTACTGCGGAAATGCTATCAAGAAACTTATGTTCGGGACAAGAACGTTCTCTGAAAACACTGCAGCGGACGGTGGGCCAACCGCCGAGGATATCGATCATATGGAAGCTATGTTTGAAGCATTAGGCTTTACGTTTGCTTTTTGTATATCTGATTATCTACCTATGCTCACGGGACTTGATCTTAACGGTCACGAGAAGATCATGAGAGATTCAAGTGCTATTATGGACAAGTATCACGATCCTATCATTGATGGAAGGATCAAAATGTGGAAAGAAGGAAAGAGAACTCAAATCGAGGATTTTCTAGATATTTTCATTTCGATCAAAGATGAAGAAGGCAACCCATTGCTTACCGCTGATGAAATCAAACCCACTATTAAG GAGCTTGTAATGGCGGCGCCAGACAATCCATCAAACGCCGTAGAATGGGCCATGGCGGAGATGGTAAACAAACCTGAGATACTCCGTAAGGCAATGGAAGAAATAGACAGAGTGGTCGGAAAAGAAAGACTTGTCCAAGAATCCGACATCCCAAAACTAAACTACGTCAAAGCTATTCTCCGTGAAGCTTTCCGTCTCCATCCTGTCGCCGCCTTTAACCTCCCACACGTGGCACTTTCCGACACAACCGTCGCCGGATATCACATCCCTAAAGGAAGTCAAGTACTTCTCAGTCGATATGGGCTGGGCCGTAACCCAAAAGTTTGGGCCGACCCACTTAGCTTTAAACCGGAGAGACATCTCAATGAATGCTCAGAAGTTACTTTGACGGAGAACGATCTCCGTTTTATCTCGTTTAGCACCGGGAAAAGAGGTTGTGCTGCTCCGGCTTTAGGTACAGCGTTGACTACGATGATGCTCGCAAGACTTCTTCAAGGTTTCACTTGGAAGCTACCGGAGAATGAAACACGTGTTGAGCTGATGGAGTCTAGTCATGATATGTTTTTGGCTAAACCGTTGGTTATGGTAGGTGAGTTGAGATTGCCGGAGCATCTTTACCCGACGGTGAAGTAG
- the LOC106410468 gene encoding adenylyl-sulfate kinase 2, chloroplastic translates to MEGLAIRASRPSIICSLPGLDGGSQRLPLSDGFLRLPTSSYAADKPKLVLKSASLHPISAVNVSAQASLTADFPALSETNVKEERINGDKNKPENIVWHESSICRCDRQQLLQQKGCVIWITGLSGSGKSTVACALSKALFERGKLTYTLDGDNVRHGLNRDLTFKAEDRTENIRRIGEVAKLFADVGVICIASLISPYRRDRDECRSLLPEGDFVEVFMDVPLSVCESRDPKGLYKLARAGKIKGFTGIDDPYEAPLNCEVVLKHTRDDDSCSPRQMAEHIISYLQNKGYLEG, encoded by the exons ATGGAAGGATTAGCTATCAGAGCATCGCGACCGTCCATCATCTGCTCTCTTCCAGGTCTCGACGGCGGTTCTCAGCGACTGCCTCTAAGTGACGGTTTCCTCAGGCTCCCAACGTCATCATATGCTGCAGATAAGCCAAAACTAGTCTTGAAGTCTGCTTCTTTACATCCGATCTCCGCCGTTAATGTCTCTGCTCAAGCTTCCCTCACCGCCGATTTTCCCGCCCTTTCAG agaCGAATGTGAAAGAAGAGAGAATCAACGGAGACAAGAATAAGCCAGAGAACATCGTGTGGCACGAGAGTTCCATTTGCAGATGCGACCGACAACAACTTCTTCAACAGAAGGGTTGTGTCATTTGGATCACTGGTCTCAGCGGCTCAGGGAAAAGCACTGTTGCTTGTGCCTTAAGTAAAGCTCTGTTCGAAAGAGGCAAACTTACTTACACACTTGACGGAGACAATGTACGTCATGGTCTTAACCGGGACCTCACTTTCAAAGCTGAGGATCGTACCGAAAACATACGCAGGATCG GTGAGGTGGCAAAGCTGTTTGCTGACGTTGGCGTCATTTGTATAGCAAGTTTGATTTCTCCTTACCGGAGAGACAGAGATGAGTGCCGGTCGTTGTTACCCGAGGGAGATTTCGTGGAG GTTTTCATGGATGTTCCTCTGTCTGTGTGCGAGTCAAGAGATCCAAAGGGGTTGTACAAGCTCGCACGTGCCGGCAAAATCAAAG GCTTTACTGGAATCGATGATCCTTACGAGGCGCCACTGAACTGCGAG GTCGTTCTGAAACACACCAGAGATGACGATTCTTGTTCACCACGTCAGATGGCTGAACATATCATCTCCTACTTGCAAAACAAAGGGTACCTTGAGGGCTAA
- the LOC106407666 gene encoding lipase 3: MASCFSYVSYRNKCYQYSFSRAGLRSSTSDLGDGTVVHCWVPQTHVDAKPTLLLLHGIGANAMWQWDRFIDRFIPRFNVYVPDLIFFGDSHTTRPDRSESFQASCVMRVMDAHGVGTMTVAGLSYGGFVAYSMAAQFKERIDRVVLICAGVALEEKDVEDGMFKVKSAEEAANVLFPQSPSMLRRLLQLSFYKPPVWIPSCFAMDYIHVMCRDYLLERKELVEALHKGRRFADLPKIAQPILMIWGEEDQVFPVELAHRLKRHLGENKAQLVLLKKTGHAINEERPKEMYKHLKSFLCTDAMIRPNDNAKRLMLTSLISPVKINK; this comes from the exons ATGGCTAGTTGCTTCAGCTACGTTTCTTACCGTAACAAATGTTACCAGTACAGCTTCTCTCGCGCCGGTCTCCGATCATCAACCTCCGATCTCGGCGACGGCACCGTTGTCCACTGCTGGGTCCCGCAGACTCACGTCGACGCCAAGCCcacgctcctcctcctccacggGATCGGAGCCAACGCCATGTGGCAGTGGGACCGGTTCATCGATCGGTTTATCCCCCGGTTTAACGTCTACGTGCCGGACCTCATCTTCTTCGGCGACTCGCACACGACTCGCCCCGACCGGTCTGAGTCGTTCCAGGCGAGCTGCGTCATGAGGGTGATGGACGCTCACGGCGTTGGGACCATGACGGTTGCTGGCCTCAGCTACGGAGGGTTCGTGGCCTACTCAATGGCGGCGCAGTTTAAGGAGAGGATAGATCGGGTGGTGCTAATATGCGCCGGGGTTGCTCTGGAGGAGAAAGACGTGGAGGATGGGATGTTTAAAGTGAAGAGCGCGGAGGAGGCGGCAAACGTGTTGTTCCCTCAGTCTCCGTCGATGCTCCGGCGACTTCTCCAGTTATCTTTCTACAAACCTCCGGTTTGGATCCCTTCTTGCTTTGCCATGGACTACATTCAT GTGATGTGTAGAGATTATCTTCTAGAAAGAAAAGAACTTGTGGAAGCTCTACATAAAGGTAGAAGATTCGCTGATCTTCCCAAGATAGCACAG CCTATATTGATGATATGGGGAGAGGAAGATCAAGTATTCCCAGTGGAATTAGCACACAGATTGAAGAG ACATTTGGGGGAAAACAAAGCACAACTAGTGTTACTAAAGAAAACAGGACATGCGATTAATGAAGAGAGACCAAAGGAGATGTACAAACACTTGAAGTCTTTTCTTTGCACAGACGCAATGATTCGTCCTAATGACAATGCTAAGAGACTCATGTTAACAAGCTTGATATCTCCTGTCAAGATCAACAAGTGA